The DNA sequence gatgcttgtggcatgagaagcgtgggaggtgggcagattagaaagggtagagagtggagggatgaagaagtaagattattggtgaaagagaagagagaggcatttggacgatttttgcagggaaataatgcaaatgagtgggagatgtataaaagaaagaggcaggaggtcaagagaaaggcggaagagggcaaatgagagttggggtgagagggtatcattaaattttagggagaataaaaagatgttttggaaggaggtaaataaagtgcgtaagacaagggaacaaatgggaacttcagtgaagggggctaatagaaaggtgataagtagtggtgatgtgagaaggagatggagtgagtattttgaaggtttgttgaatgtgtatgatgatagagtggcagatatagggtgttttggtcgaggtggtgtgcaaagtgagagggctagggagaatgatttggtaaacagagaagaggtagtaaaagctttgcggaagatgaaagccggcaaggcagcgagtttggatggtattacagtggaatttattaaaaaggacgttactgtattgttgattggttggtaaggttatttaatgtatgtatgactcatggtgaggtgcctgaggattggcgaatgcttgcatagttccattgtaaaaaggcaaagaggataaaagtgagtgctcaaatcacaaaggtataggtttgttgagtattcctggtaaattatatgggagggtattgattgagagggtgaaggcatgtacagagcatcagattggggaggagcagtgtggtttcagaagtggtagaggatgtgtggatcaggcgtttgctttgaagaaggtatgcgagaaatacttagaaaagcaaatggatttgtatgtagcatttatggatttggagatggcatatgatagagatgctctgtggaaggtattaatgatacatggtgtgggaggcaggttgttagaagcagtgaaaagtttttatcgaggatgtaaggcatgtgtacgtgtaggaagaggggaaagtgattggttctcagtgaatgtaggtttgcggcaggggtgtgtgatgtctccatggttgtttaatttgtttatggatggggttgttagggaggtgaatgcaagagtattggaaagaggagcaagtatgcagtctgttgtggatgagagagcttgggaagtgagtcagttgttgttcgctgatgattcagcgctggtggctgattcatgtgagaaactgcagaaggtggtgactgagtttggtaaagagtgtgaaagaagaaagctgagagtaaatgtgaataagagcaaggttattaggtacagtagggttgagggacaagtcaattgggaggtaagtttgaatggagaaaaactggaggaagtaaagtgttttagatatctgggagtggatctggcagcggatggaaccatgtaagcggaagtgaatcattaggtgggggagggggcgaaagttctgggagcgttgaagaatgtgtggaagtcgagaacattatctcggaaagcaaaaatgggtaagtttaaaggaatagtggttccgacaatgttatatggttgcgaggcgtgggctatagatagagttgtacagaggagggtggttgtgctggaaatgagatgtttgaggacaatatgtgatgcgaggtggtttgatggagtttgtaataatagggtaagagagatgtgtggtaataaaaagagtgtggttgagagagcagaagagggtgttttgaaatggtttggtcacatggagagaatgagtgaggaaagattgaccaagaggatatatgtgtcagaggtggagggaacgaggagaagtgggagactaaattggaggtggaaagatggagtgaaaaagattttgagtgatcggggcctgaacatgcaagagggtgaaaggcgtgcaaggaatagagtgaattggaacgatgtggtataccggggtcgacgtgctgtcaatggattgaagcagggtatgtaaagcgtctggggtaaaccatggaaagttctgtggggtctggatgtggaaagggagctgtggtttcggtgcattattacacgacagctagagactgagtgtgaatgaatgtagcctttgttgtcttttcctagcgctacctcgtacacatgaggggggagggggatgttatttcatgtgtggcgaggtggcgatgggaatgaataaaggcagacagcatgaattatttacatgtgtatatatgtatatgtcagtgtgtgtatatataggtatacgctgagatgtataggtatgtatttttgcgtgtgtggacgtgtatgtatatacatgtttgtggatgggttgggccattctttcgtctgtttccttgcgctacctcgctaacgtgggagacggcgacaaagcaaaacatatgtgtatatatatatatatatatatatatatatatatatatatatatatatatatatatatatatatatatatacacacacgaacaaagtgcatatgaacgcgcaccttcatagaacatacaaacctccaacagttagGATCtgacccgggacccctgtgcaacaggtgggagcgctgccgctaggggtcccgggttcgatcctggctgttggagatttgcaCGATTCTGGCTTTTCTTTAGGCACGAAACTatactagaaatcctccccttcctctttatGGAGATAAAGGGACGTTAGATGGACCTTATCTCGTCCAATTATCGTGAAACTGTAGAAAATAGAACTACTTCTTTCTACATAATGCTGATAACAGTATGTGACTTGAACCTTTCCAGCTATCACTTGGAAATTAAAGGTTACCGAGAGTGGCGATACATTTGCCACTAGTCTATTCTATTTCAATCAGTGTTCATGCATTTCACGCTCTAGCAGCTACATCCTCTAATTGATCTTGATGAATCTTGTCCGAGATATATTCAGTCTTTACCTGCAGAAAGGTAGTCTCTTTCGCCTCTGACTGTTAGCCTCTGTAATCCCTTTTCATATCCTTATTCAGCTGCCTTAAACTAAGATTAGATTCTATATCACGTTCCAGATGATGTATATGTACTATAGCTCCTTACCCCAGTCTACCACTGGCTTCAGGAGGTGCGTGCCACCGTTGAGGATCTGAGGCGAGACTTACAGAGAAAGATGGGGCAAAGTCGTCCTCGACACTGTCGAGATCTACTCGACTCTGGCGACACCGGTGCCGGCAAGCGACAAGTGTTTCCGTTCGTCAAGCATCCCGACGCTTCCATCACCGTCTACTGTGACCATACCGTGGACGGCGGGGGCTGGACGGTGTTTCAGCGACGTCGTAACCTCACCCATCGCGAGGACTTCTACCGCACCTGGGTCGAATATCGACTGGGTTTTGGCCACATGGAGGGCGAGTTTTGGCTGGGTCTCGACTCTCTCCACCAGTTGACCTCCACCATACTTCAGGAGCTACGAGTTGACCTCAAGGACTTCGAGGGTGAGCATCGGTGGGCAAAGTACGGTCGCTTCTACGTAGGGCCTCTCGAAACACAGTACCGACTCAGTGTTGGCAGGTAAGAGTTCAGAGATGCCCATCAACATCTTTCCATCACGGCTTCACAATCACTTCGAACCGTATCGTTCAACAAAATATGTTAGTTCAAGAAAGAAATTTTAAATTaactattttaattttttttttagacacgAGTCTCCTCCCATGATATCCATATAGAACAGGaacttttttttcacactttcctataaaatttctgTCACTAAATTTTTCCTATACTTGTGTTTCTTCCTAGCAGCTATTCTGCCGATTTAGTGATGGTAATGtttctttccagtacaataacaccatcagtaagaccttaatgaatagtaggccaaatcatgcaacaatgggGAGTGTTttcgccgtcaaatgcaaggcaaaTAAAGATATTTACTTAAGCCAggcaggtaaaactgtaacggagaggtgttattgacaCCGTCATGcaatacgcagggatgaccaccaAAATGAGATCGTGAAACACTATCAATGAAAATGATCTTGAAAAttcctctgctgattatgccacacgcaacgtcattgaatcttttTAATTGCTACTAAtcagaactttaatttgtccccaggcaatttcaaagcccatcttagcattaaccaaatcattatgagagaattgacaaaacacgaaaacatgaaaaaaaagttgttcaagacgcCCACCTAaacaggtcaacccccgccaagTGACccctcttaatcactctccctttcatgGTTACTACCAAagaaagcagacagtgcttggcctataaTGATTGGTGTTGGATGGCGGAAtttaagtgtgatgttgggatctggatatctttgttaagtactggcacctgatgaggtggattgttcaCACGAAACATATCGAaccatatgtatagaaaaatttcatgttaaatataattgtataaaCTACTTCATATAAACTACttcatataaaagagagacttagatgttaatgtgctgagaggggcacatcttgtggaggtgaaggtgaagatatgtaggggttttcagaaaagaagagagaattgttaggtgaagggagtggtgagagcaagtgagcttcgaaaggagacttgttgtgagtaagtaccaggagagactgaatacagaatggaaaaaggtgagaacaaaggacgtaaggggaatgtgggaggaatgggatgtatctatgtaaacagtgatggcttgcgcaaaagatgtctatggcatgagaaaggtgggcagattagaaagggtagtgagtggtgggatgatgaagtaagattgtcagtgaaagaagagagaggcttttggacgatttttccagggaaatagtgcaaatgactgggagatgttaaaaaaaagaggcaagaagtcaatagaaaggtgcaagaggtgaaaaagatggcaaatgcgagttggggtgagagagattcATAATATTTTCGGGAaagtataaagatgttttggaacgaggtaaataaagtgcgtaagacaagagaacatatgggaatttcggtgaagggggtaaatgggaggTAATACCAAGGactagtgaagtgagagggaggtggagtgagtgttttggaagcttgttgaatgtgtttgatgatagagtggcagatataaggtgttttggccgaggtggtgtgcgaagtgagagggtcagggagaatgatttgttaaacagagaagaggtagtgaaagctttggagaagatgaaagccgacaaggcggcgggtttggatggtactgctgtggaatttatataaaaaaagttGGGGACTatgttgttgacgggttggtgaggatattcaatgtatgcatggttcatggtgaagtgcctgaggattggccaaatgcatgcatagtgccattgtacagaggcaaagggaatgaaagtgagtgttcaaattacagaggtataagtttgttgagtattactgggaaattatataggagggtattgatcgagagggtcaaggcatgtacagagcatcagattggggaagagcagtgtgggttcagaagtggtaaaggatgtgtagatcaggtgtttgctttaaagaatgtatgtgagaaatacttagaaaagcagatggatttgtatgtagcatttatggatctggagaagacatatgatagagttaatagagatgctctgttgaaggttttaagaatatattacgtgggaggtaagttgctagaagcagtgaaaagtttttatcgaggatgtaaggcatatgtgctagtagaaagagaggaaagtgagtggttcccagtgaatgtaggtttgcggcatggttgtgtgatgtttccatggttgtttaatttgtttatggatggggttgttaggaaggtgaatgcgagagttttggaaagaggggtaagtatgcagtctgtcgtggatgagagggcttgagaagcgagtcagttgttgttcgctgatgatatagctctggtggctgattcgggtgagaaactgcagaagttggtgactgaatttggtaaagtgtatgaaagtagaaagccgagagtaaatatgaataagagcaaggttattaggctcagtaagaTTGTGGGataagtcaattcggaggtaagtttgaatggagaaaaactggaggaagtgaagtgttctagatatctgggagtggatttggctgcgcagaccatggaagcagaagcgagtcacagggtgggggaaggggtgaaagttctgagagcgttaaagaatgtgtggaaagcgagaacgttatctcagagcaaaaatgtgtatgtttgaaggaatagtggtttcaacaatgttatacggttatgaggcatgggcgataaatagggttgtacggataAGTgcagatgtgttgcaaatgagatgtttgaggactatgtggtgtgaggtggtttgatagagtaagtaatgaaagagtaagagagatgtgtgggaatagaaagtgtgtggttgagagagcagaagagggtgtattgaaatggtttggtcacatggagagaatgagtgaggaaagattgacaaaaaggatatatgtgtcacaggtggagggagcgagaagtgggagacaccaaactggaggtagaaggatggagtgaaaaagattttgagcgatcggggactgaacatacaaaAGGATGAAATGCGTGCAATGAATAgcgtaaattggaacgatgtggtataccggggttcgacgtgctgtcagtggactgaatcagggcatgtgaagcgtctggggtaaaccttggaaaggtttgtgggcctggatgtggaaagggagctgtggtttccgtgcattacacgcgacagctagagactgagtgtgaactaatgtggcctttgttgtcattttctagcgctacctcgcgcgcatgcggggagggggttgtcatttcatgagtggcgggttggcggagggaatgaataaaggcagagagtatgaagtatgtacatgtgtatgtatgtaatgtctgtgtatgtatatatatgtataaattgaaatgtataggtatgtatacgtgggtgtgtggacgtgtatgtatatacatgtgtatgtgggtgggttgggccattctttcgtctgtttccttgcgctacctcgctaacgcgagagacagtgacaaagtttaacaatgatatatatatatatatatatatatatatatatatatatatatatatatatatatatatatatatatatatatatatgaaaacagcaGTTAACAAGTATATAGTTGTAATAAAAAATTTCCATTGAAGAAATCAAGAGACAGACTTCTGGTATGAATGCTTCTTTATAAGATAATGGTGatttcaatttcattttctatacACTGTTTATTtacatgataaaatgatggtttgCTACGATCTTATCTAATCATAGGCAACCTAAATTCATCATGGTCGAACTGCACAGCTTAAAGGCAAGGTAAGCGAGATGTAGCAAGTGTCTTTGGGACATATATGTTCAACTGGATTCAACATACATTTCTATGTCTTGTCTGGACCAGGTACAATGGCACGGCAGGAGACTCACTGGTGAATCGACATGACGGCTCTAAATTTACCACTCATGATGCTGCCAACGAAGAAGTTCTTGTAAAATGTGCCCAAAGGTaagtcttacatatatatattttaccgaaGTCTGTCAAGATATTCACTATCCATTGACGCTACTGCGAACTCCTTTCTCGCTCGAACCTACACCTTACATTATCGACTCACGTCTTCTTCGCTTGGAATAAGTACTTACTGTTTctgggaggaatatatatatcccacattgGATCCCCTATAGAGAGCCCACTTCTATAAGCTGTATCATTTGGTTTGGATAAGCATACAGTTGTCCTTGTGCCTATTTTCCATAATACATGCAAGATTCTCACAGCTGTGTCATTTGATAGATTCGCCAAGTGCGTTCCTTCTCTTTGCCGTATGTCACGTCATTCAATTTTTCTCAGGTCATACTCCTTGACTCCAGGTATACTAAGCTAATTCCTCTATAACTTTGGCAAATTTGTAATATACAATCACTATTGTGAAGAGTCCTCTGGTTGATCATATATACCAGGAGTTCAAACCCTTAGCTGTGCTGCTGACAAAGTAACTATAAGACGCCTTACTTCCTTCGTTGGTAAATTCTTGGTGGTCTGGTCTATTTCAAAAGCATAAATCATGTGTCGCCATCCATACCATCTTGAGCAAACTTCACTTGGAGTTGTATGCATAATGACGATTCCATTTCAGGATAACTTTGCTTTCAGATACTAATCATTTTGTCAAATTAAAACCTGACAGTCTTTCAGGGTGACTTGTATGTAAAGTTGTGCAGGATATTCACCAGATCTTACCTCTCTCTCGTTAACGACTTTGATACATGAATATGACAACGTGAAGTGAGCATCTAATAATTCTCGTCTTGCACAAATGTTGAGGGAGGTCGCTTTGCTGaagagaatatctttttttcgCATGATGACTTCATTCAATAAATTCAGAATATTTCCTAGTGGCATTCTGATAAGATTTTGATATCCTATACGACCTAAGACACACGTAATGGGAAAATGTTAAGGATTACAAAGATTTACTTATGGCTGTAAATATATACTTATTGGATAATGACATTTTCTAAAGGCGACGTCTGTCTATACAACCTGTCCTATGTGAATCTGTCTCCTCCCTTATGTGGCCACCTGTCAACTAATCCCTGTCCAAAATTTCCACAGGTACCGTGGCGCCTGGTGGTATGGGATAAGACATTGCCACTACTCCAACCTAAATGGCTACCAACACCAAGGCCATCACGACAGCTTCGCCGACGGTATCAACTGGTTTCACTGGAAAGAACACCACTACTCGTTAATGGAAACTACGATGATGATTAGACCTGCCTTCTGAATGGTTGAGTCACCTAGAGCCTCGATGAATGGTCGGTGAAATATGACCTGCCAGAACGAGTGTGATTACCCCTTTTATGACTTGTTTGCTAGCTGAAGCAGGATGGGCAACTGaagcctaatcaaggccatctcatcatatatacatgcacagagaATAGAATAGGATAGCATATCTAGAGTTGTTGATCTTCATTCCTATGCTCTCATTTTCTCAGTATTGTCCTATCATTAGGTGGGcgttcaaacaccagttgtccacaATTATCCATTTTATCtcaatcaagctttcgctttcatagaggcatcatcaggaatctacacaAAGGAGAAAAAACTGGGTCACAAAACCTGGATATGAagtgtaaaacgcaaacaaaatgtgGATAAGAAACGCACTCAGAGAAAACATAGTACATAGTACataaaaagcaagaaaaaacaCTAAAAACGTTACAGATTCACAGTATCATAGAGGGTTGTAGGAGTTACAACCTCAATACAAAAAAATgggaacagaaatatagaaaaaacatACCGTTGAGGAAGCACAGAAGAACGTTatcaaacgaggtaggaatatagaaagtccatcactaaattcACTTCGATGGGACAAACAAGGTCGTTATTGTGCggttgtggagctgaggtcagggcaggctcgtctgattctctctgccCTTCGTCACCCAGGACCGGGTAGGTCAGTGACACGTTTCTCCTGTCCTTTAATGGCGGACTGGAGGACTTGGTAGCTTGTGGaaggtcagtgacgtgttccacctgtcctaaaacggcattaggtctacgtccaaTCGGcgagccatcaaagagctgtacgGCCGTGGTTATATTTTTCTGgatattgatgacaggtgctttctctgtAGTCTCCCCTGATCACTACCACAAGTAATGGTtcttggtgttattcactataatctccctcgttagtttcCTTCCATGCTTTAGTTCataatgtttgattccaccttcttgtaagtggagcgagaggcggcggctcagggtgcaaGTTTTACGTCCGATGTAGTTTATATGGCAAGACTGACAGCGCCCAATATTACATAGGCACTCGTAGACCACAACGTTGcaattcaaacttccagagcgacctaccatattgttgttcttAATTACGAGCAAACATGTTTCCGGATTGTTGTTGTATATCATCAGACATATCCTTATCTTCATTGATCACCTTGCAGTTTCTGACCACGTTATAACTCGCATGACCTTCTCGTCCTTACGATAGGGTGTCGTAAACGTGTTCCCGTAGTAAATATAGGGTGTCGTAAACGTGTTCCCGTAGTAAATATAGGGTGTCGTAAACGTGTTCTCGTAGTAAATACAGATAGTCGAACAGAAGCACAACACCCGAAGACTGTCGAAAGTTAAGAGCAGACTGGAACTCTGACAGACAACACTTGTTCAAGAAGCTCACGTTACGCATTACAGGTTCAAAGGACAGGTGACAGACAACTCCTCAACGCAATCCACGCCTGTACCAAACTCACCACCTCAAACTGGTCTGCTCAGTAGCCGATGACGTCGATTGCACGTCATCGTGAGCCGCTAAGTCACCACGTCACCTGACATCGCTCGTACCCAACTCAGTTACAGCCATACAACACTCCAGCCTGATCTTAAAACAGATCACTATGCTGAAGACGGTCCACCGGAGGGCGTTCTCTTGAACTCCGGTGCGGCAGTGGTTTTTCtagactctcctctctctctctctttcctcattcttGCATGAACCTACGGCTCCATCCGTGGCCGAGTCGTTTGTAGTGgcaggtacataattcatcagATGGTCAGTCTTCTACGTCGTTCCCAGTAGCCTCATCTCCAGCCGACTCCTCTGCAACCGATGGTTGCGTCGTAACTTGCTGCAGATCACACACATGGCGCGGCGTGCCGTCGACCTCGGCATTCAGCGCAGAGACGACCCTGGTCACCGATCCAAGGCAGCTCTGAACGTTGCATCTTCTGCTGGGATGGTGGCTCCACACTCCTGACGCCGACCTTGAGGCGATGCCACACCTTCTCTGACCGATCATGCTCGCTCACACCGTCCATGTCGGGCAGCCTGACCTCGTCCCTGAAGATTCGATTTGCAGGAGCGGAGGAAGGGTCGTCACCTCGAGGCATCACATTGTAGCGATAGACGATCTCTGCAATAGAGCACCGTTTCCGCGACGCTATTGTCTTCACCGACCCATGACATTGTACCGATATCCCGTCGCCGGAGGGGACGTTCGCCCACCGATGTATGACGCACATACCCCAGCGGCTGGCGAACTCACGGAACGTCGAACCGCAAAAACTGTTGGTGTTGTCGGTCAGTAACTCTTACGGTGCACCACGCTCCTGAAACACTGACTCCAACTGGTCAATGACAATAGTCGCATCTTGACTTCTGAGTCTCCTCCAAATACGACATGGTGATGGATCACACAGTCTATCAGTGTCAGACAGAGCTG is a window from the Panulirus ornatus isolate Po-2019 chromosome 32, ASM3632096v1, whole genome shotgun sequence genome containing:
- the LOC139759012 gene encoding fibrinogen C domain-containing protein 1-like; amino-acid sequence: MAPWLSPCQVLAVVLVVTSCVAEKEECSNSRHSLVPSLLEAAGFSSSCVNAALVSCALDANQVTPVLQEVRATVEDLRRDLQRKMGQSRPRHCRDLLDSGDTGAGKRQVFPFVKHPDASITVYCDHTVDGGGWTVFQRRRNLTHREDFYRTWVEYRLGFGHMEGEFWLGLDSLHQLTSTILQELRVDLKDFEGEHRWAKYGRFYVGPLETQYRLSVGRYNGTAGDSLVNRHDGSKFTTHDAANEEVLVKCAQRYRGAWWYGIRHCHYSNLNGYQHQGHHDSFADGINWFHWKEHHYSLMETTMMIRPAF